A genome region from Triticum aestivum cultivar Chinese Spring chromosome 2B, IWGSC CS RefSeq v2.1, whole genome shotgun sequence includes the following:
- the LOC123044469 gene encoding 40S ribosomal protein S13-1 encodes MGRMHSNGKGMSSSVIPYKREAPTWVKTSAPDVEEIIVRAAKKGQLPSQIGALLRDGYGIPLSKAVTGAKIVRLLKARGLAPEMPEDLYFLIKKAVAIRKHLERNRSDVDAKFRLILVESRVHRLTRYYRLTKKMPAAWKYESTTASTLVA; translated from the coding sequence ATGGGACGCATGCACAGCAACGGGAAGGGCATGTCGTCCTCGGTGATCCCCTACAAGCGGGAGGCCCCGACCTGGGTCAAGACGTCCGCGCCGGACGTGGAGGAGATCATCGTCCGCGCCGCCAAGAAGGGCCAGCTGCCGTCGCAGATCGGCGCCCTGCTCCGCGACGGCTACGGCATCCCGCTGTCCAAGGCCGTCACCGGCGCCAAGATCGTGCGCCTGCTCAAGGCGCGCGGGCTGGCGCCGGAGATGCCCGAGGACCTCTACTTCCTCATCAAGAAGGCCGTTGCGATCCGGAAGCACCTGGAGAGGAACAGGTCGGACGTGGACGCCAAGTTCCGCCTCATCCTCGTCGAGAGCAGGGTCCACCGCCTCACCCGCTACTACCGCCTCACCAAGAAGATGCCCGCCGCCTGGAAGTACGAGTCCACCACCGCGAGCACTCTCGTCGCCTGA
- the LOC123044466 gene encoding adenylyl-sulfate kinase 3 isoform X1 → MEAAAAAAAPRPRATGCLTASTAAPQRASRWCPRQPRAATSSSSSSSSSSSGGSPADLGLLPRRRVSPSSAGRIAGGAPPVRARDSRAECAGGRSSAEHIGVSLEGENRALEMSSTVPKSSNIFWHDCPVGKTDRQNLLKQKGCVVWITGLSGSGKSTLACTLGRELHTRGKLAYVLDGDNLRHGLNKDLGFAAEDRAENIRRVGEVAKLFADAGLVCIASFISPYRRDRESCRALLSDGSFIEVFLNMSLELCEARDPKGLYKLARAGKIKGFTGIDDPYEAPLNCEIEIKEVDGVCPSPSDMAAQVITYLEDKGFLHE, encoded by the exons AtggaggcagcggcagcagcagcagcgccacgCCCGCGCGCCACTGGCTGCCTCACCGCCTCCACCGCAGCCCCGCAGCGCGCGAGCCGCTGGTGCCCTCGCCAACCGCGCGccgccacttcttcctcctcctcctcctcctcctcttcaagcGGCGGAAGCCCAGCGGATCTAGGGTTGCTCCCGCGCCGCCGCGTCTCGCCCTCCTCCGCGGGGAGGATAGCGGGCGGGGCTCCGCCGGTCCGAGCCCGGGACTCCCGCGCCGAATGCGCGGGCGGCCGGTCGAGTGCGGAGCACATCGGGGTCAGCCTAG AAGGCGAGAACAGAGCTTTGGAGATGTCTTCAACTGTGCCCAAGTCATCAAATATCTTCTGGCATGATTGCCCAGTGGGCAAGACTGACCGGCAAAATCTACTGAAGCAGAAAGGGTGTGTTGTTTGGATTACAGGCCTTAGCGGTTCAG GTAAAAGTACCTTGGCATGCACATTAGGTCGAGAGCTCCATACAAGAGGGAAGCTTGCGTATGTTCTTGATGGCGATAACTTAAGACATGGTCTTAACAAGGATCTTGGCTTCGCAGCTGAAGATCGTGCTGAAAATATACGTAGAGTTG GTGAAGTTGCAAAGCTATTTGCAGATGCAGGCCTAGTGTGCATTGCTAGTTTTATATCTCCGTATAGGAGAGACCGAGAGTCTTGTCGTGCACTGTTGTCAGACGGTAGTTTTATTGAA GTTTTCTTGAACATGTCCTTGGAATTGTGTGAAGCAAGGGATCCAAAGGGCCTTTATAAGCTTGCTCGTGCAGGAAAAATAAAGG GGTTTACTGGTATTGATGACCCATATGAAGCGCCACTAAATTGCGAG ATTGAGATCAAGGAAGTGGATGGCGTGTGCCCTTCACCATCCGACATGGCGGCACAAGTGATTACTTATCTCGAGGACAAAGGCTTTCTGCACGAGTAG
- the LOC123044467 gene encoding uncharacterized protein, translating into MVFSGAWLVAAARVPAELCQGPPRPGQRRRLRADEVLRALLTPPARELERLAECLYVFFCLPLPEPDQYYVPASGRGGWMARRPPGAVLYSYRRSLSLSSDGGSSSSTWMGGSDEEGLYYSDD; encoded by the coding sequence ATGGTGTTCAGCGGCGCgtggctggtggcggcggcgcgggtgccGGCGGAGCTGTGCCAGGGGCCGCCGCGGCCGGgccagcggcggcggctgcgggccgACGAGGTGCTGCGCGCGCTGCTCACGCCGCCCGCGCGGGAGCTGGAGCGCCTGGCCGAGTGCCTCTACGTCTTCTTCTGCCTGCCGCTGCCGGAGCCGGACCAGTACTACGTGCCGGCGTCCGGGCGCGGGGGCTGGATGGCGCGCCGGCCGCCCGGCGCCGTGCTGTACAGCTACCGGAGGTCCCTCTCGCTCTCCTCCGACGGCGGCTCGTCGTCGTCCACGTGGATGGGCGGCTCCGACGAGGAGGGGCTGTATTACTCGGACGACTAG
- the LOC123044468 gene encoding uncharacterized protein, producing MASLVHQTAAPMACSDDDFMPQSFGCFGRSLSRASSARRLEYRALSGEGGEEIRRIAQEERSARAKLRWKAVAQEIMARRRGLGGGAARRRKAGFSYDSKSYALNFDQGAAAE from the coding sequence ATGGCCAGCCTGGTGCACCAGACGGCGGCGCCGATGGCGTGCAGCGACGACGACTTCATGCCGCAGAGCTTCGGGTGCTTCGGGCGGTCGCTGTCTCGGGCGTCGTCGGCCCGGCGGCTGGAGTACAGGGCGCTGAGCGGCGAGGGCGGGGAGGAGATCAGGCGCATCGCGCAGGAGGAGCGGTCGGCCAGGGCGAAGCTGCGGTGGAAGGCGGTGGCGCAGGAGATCATGGCGAGGAGGAGGGGCCTCGGCGGAGGCGCGGCGCGGAGGAGGAAGGCCGGGTTCAGCTACGACTCCAAGAGCTACGCGCTCAACTTCGACCAAGGCGCCGCCGCCGAGTAG
- the LOC123044466 gene encoding adenylyl-sulfate kinase 3 isoform X2: MEAAAAAAAPRPRATGCLTASTAAPQRASRWCPRQPRAATSSSSSSSSSSSGGSPADLGLLPRRRVSPSSAGRIAGGAPPVRARDSRAECAGGRSSAEHIGVSLGENRALEMSSTVPKSSNIFWHDCPVGKTDRQNLLKQKGCVVWITGLSGSGKSTLACTLGRELHTRGKLAYVLDGDNLRHGLNKDLGFAAEDRAENIRRVGEVAKLFADAGLVCIASFISPYRRDRESCRALLSDGSFIEVFLNMSLELCEARDPKGLYKLARAGKIKGFTGIDDPYEAPLNCEIEIKEVDGVCPSPSDMAAQVITYLEDKGFLHE, encoded by the exons AtggaggcagcggcagcagcagcagcgccacgCCCGCGCGCCACTGGCTGCCTCACCGCCTCCACCGCAGCCCCGCAGCGCGCGAGCCGCTGGTGCCCTCGCCAACCGCGCGccgccacttcttcctcctcctcctcctcctcctcttcaagcGGCGGAAGCCCAGCGGATCTAGGGTTGCTCCCGCGCCGCCGCGTCTCGCCCTCCTCCGCGGGGAGGATAGCGGGCGGGGCTCCGCCGGTCCGAGCCCGGGACTCCCGCGCCGAATGCGCGGGCGGCCGGTCGAGTGCGGAGCACATCGGGGTCAGCCTAG GCGAGAACAGAGCTTTGGAGATGTCTTCAACTGTGCCCAAGTCATCAAATATCTTCTGGCATGATTGCCCAGTGGGCAAGACTGACCGGCAAAATCTACTGAAGCAGAAAGGGTGTGTTGTTTGGATTACAGGCCTTAGCGGTTCAG GTAAAAGTACCTTGGCATGCACATTAGGTCGAGAGCTCCATACAAGAGGGAAGCTTGCGTATGTTCTTGATGGCGATAACTTAAGACATGGTCTTAACAAGGATCTTGGCTTCGCAGCTGAAGATCGTGCTGAAAATATACGTAGAGTTG GTGAAGTTGCAAAGCTATTTGCAGATGCAGGCCTAGTGTGCATTGCTAGTTTTATATCTCCGTATAGGAGAGACCGAGAGTCTTGTCGTGCACTGTTGTCAGACGGTAGTTTTATTGAA GTTTTCTTGAACATGTCCTTGGAATTGTGTGAAGCAAGGGATCCAAAGGGCCTTTATAAGCTTGCTCGTGCAGGAAAAATAAAGG GGTTTACTGGTATTGATGACCCATATGAAGCGCCACTAAATTGCGAG ATTGAGATCAAGGAAGTGGATGGCGTGTGCCCTTCACCATCCGACATGGCGGCACAAGTGATTACTTATCTCGAGGACAAAGGCTTTCTGCACGAGTAG